The following are from one region of the Lytechinus pictus isolate F3 Inbred chromosome 4, Lp3.0, whole genome shotgun sequence genome:
- the LOC129258368 gene encoding peptidyl-prolyl cis-trans isomerase-like 4, with protein MAVLLETTVGDLVVDLYPEERPRCCLNFLKLCKIKYFNFSLLHSIQRNFMAQTGDPTGTGKGGASIFSKLYGDQAKYFEMENNPRIKHKKKGALSMVNNGENMHGSQFFFTLAEDLDYLDGQHTVFGEVTEGFDVLEKINEAFCDKENRPYQDIRISHTIVLDDPFDDPEGLEIPDRSPEPTKEQLASVRIGADEEIEDDKGKSKEEVEGEEKKKDAKANAQILEMIGDLPDADMKPPENVLFVCKLNPLTTSEDLEIIFSRFGKISSCEVIKDKVTGDSLSYAFIEFEREEDCEEAYFKMDNVLIDDRRIHVDFSQSVAKLKMGPSGPVIPQTGGESSKYAIKDSKSKQSQKYGLVLDEDDNYGGQKRSYQKKQRRYSSESDSENERHRNKSKKKEKRDTKRDSSSEESSRRKRQKDRRGDSSSSEDDRKRRRKEKRARDDSESEDDRRKERSKARHHKAASGSSDDERYSRRRTGRDRSREDRSREDGRERDEERRRKDGRREKDRYSGRGGDRDDRYREQNREKYRERNRDR; from the exons atggcAGTTCTGTTGGAAACAACAGTTGGTGATCTCGTTGTTGATTTATATCCGGAAGAAAGACCAAGAT GTTGCTTAAACTTCTTGAAGCTTTGCAAGATCAAGTATTTCAACTTTAGTTTGCTTCACTCCATTCAG AGGAACTTCATGGCTCAGACTGGAGATCCAACAGGAACTGGGAAAGGTGGTGCTTCTATCTTCAG TAAGCTGTATGGGGATCAGGCCAAGTACTTTGAAATGGAGAACAACCCAAGGATCAAACATAAGAAGAAAGGGGCCTTATCCATGGTCAACAATGGAGAAAACATGCACGGATCACAG TTTTTCTTCACACTGGCTGAGGACCTGGACTACCTTGACGGCCAACACACAGTGTTCGGCGAGGTAACGGAAGGGTTTGATGTTCTAGAGAAGATCAATGAAGCATTCTGTGACAAGGAGAATCGACCTTACCAAGATATCAG AATCAGTCACACCATAGTGTTAGACGACCCATTTGATGATCCGGAAGGACTTGAGATACCAGACCGATCACCTGAGCCCACTAAAGAACAGCTGGCG AGTGTACGCATCGGTGCGGACGAAGAGATCGAAGACGACAAAGGAAAGAGCAAGGAAGAGGTGGAAggcgaagagaaaaagaaagatgcCAAAGCCAATGCGCAGATCCTAGAAATG ATCGGTGATTTGCCTGATGCAGACATGAAGCCTCCAGAAAATGTCCTCTTTGTTTGTAAGCTGAATCCCCTTACGACATCAGAAGATCTGGAAATCATTTTCTCCAGATTTGGAAAAATCTCCAG TTGTGAAGTGATCAAAGACAAGGTGACTGGAGACTCACTCAGCTATGCCTTCATTGAATTTGAAAGG GAGGAAGACTGTGAAGAAGCATACTTCAAGATGGATAATGTTCTCATCGATGATCGTCGGATTCATGTCGACTTCAGCCAGTCTGTAGCCAAACTCAAAATGGGACCATCAG GTCCAGTGATACCTCAGACAGGCGGAGAAAGCTCTAAATATGCCATAAAGGACTCAAAGAGCAAGCAATC ACAGAAGTATGGTTTAGTGCTTGATGAGGACGACAATTATGGAGGTCAAAAGAGGTCTTATCAAAAGAAGCAAAGGAGATATTCATCTGAAAGTGACAGTGAAAATGAAAGGCACAGAAATAAATCCAAAAAG AAGGAGAAGAGAGATACAAAGCGGGACAGTTCCTCTGAAGAATCTTCCAGACGGAAGAGACAGAAAGATAGGAGAGGAGACTCAAGTTCCTCGGAAGATGACAGAAAACGgagaagaaaggagaaaagagcaAGGGACGACTCAGAGAGCGAGGATGACAGGAGAAAAGAACGGTCTAAAGCAAGGCATCATAAGGCGGCGTCGGGGTCATCGGACGATGAGAGGTATTCAAGACGGAGGACGGGTCGCGATAGATCCAGAGAAGATAGATCCAGGGAGGATGGTCGAGAGAGagatgaagaaagaagaaggaaagatgGAAGAAGGGAGAAGGATAGATACAGCGGAAGGGGTGGAGACAGAGATGACAGGTACAGGGAGCAAAACAGGGAAAAatatagagaaagaaatagGGATAGGTGA